A region of the Hyperolius riggenbachi isolate aHypRig1 chromosome 9, aHypRig1.pri, whole genome shotgun sequence genome:
gaatacacggatcgTTTCTGGCGCTCGCTTCCCACTCAAtccacttatcttccgctcgtttttatctttttccaaTTCACTTTGATGACAAATAGAGCGGCAAAACAATcaaacggtgatcggacatgtcctaaattatctatctaaccatctaatcagctcagAAACGACCGTGTATTGCCAACATTATAATTACATTAGATTTGTGGATGACCTCAGTCTGTATTACTTCCATTGCCCTAAATGCTAAGACCCAATATGcctcctcctgcctgcagctgctcaTCCTTCTCGTTTAACTTTTTCCGACCAAACCCTCCTGTCCTGAGGCTTCAGTATTCAACTAGCCCTAACGAGACAGACCTCCCAAATCTTCatttcaaaggaaaataaatgAAATGCTGCCCCCTCAATGTATCTTCATAGCTTCCATTCATGTAACCTGCATCGTGCTAATACGGCCTGCCTATTGAAAAGTTTAATTTTTATACAGCGAGATATATAATACGTTTTGTAAGAGCCCTTTTTTACAATAGATAAGAACAATAACAGCAAGCATGGCGTCCTCCATTTCACGAACACGCACGACTGCAGAGCCCTGACTCATCGTCTTTGTGCGACGCTTCCGGCCAATCAGCCCGCTCTACGATCACGCCACGCCCTGCCAGCCGCCATTTCGTGCagcgggcagagagcggcggggtGTGGCCGCAGGGTGCTCCTCCTTTTGTTATGCGTAGTCCTTGCAGAGCTGAACACGGACTGGTCGCTTTCGGGGTGGAATCTGCCCCCTGTGTGACCACGCCCAGCTCGGAACATTTTGTCAAGTTGCGGACTCGGAGCTGCGTCATTCGCCGTGTGAGAGGAACACCGTGAGGTCGGTTTGTATTTTCTGCTGAGTTATGCATTCTCTGTGTATTGTTTATGGTTTCTATTCTCCTGTTACAGCCTGTATGTGTTCTGCACGGGGGATGctgatatttatatattttagggATTAGCCGAGGAGGAAACGGAAATGATCTCTTATGTGCTGTTCTGGGGCATTTACATGCTGGATTTGCGCTTATGTTTTATCAACACGCAGCACAATTTAGTTTTGTGACTTTATTTTAGTTCGTTCTGAATATTTCTTAGGTGGTTTTGTAGCTGTGAATGCGGATGAAGAAGGCTCCGCCCACTGATGGGGAACCCGGCGCCATCTTTTAGCATTCACACCCATGTTAGACCTTCTAGTGGACTCCAGCAATGGAGGCAAGGGTTGGGCGGAAGCAGGCTGCAGCTTCTGGGAAGCAGATTGCTCTTCCCTGCCTTCCTCTTATTAATATAGAAACCCACATGTCATACATTACAAAAGATTGGCAGGTTTGTTTTCTGTAGTTCATTTGATGAAGAGCAGGAGATCCATCGGATCTCTGATCAAAgatgttttaaaggaccactattgtgaaaaaagttGGTAGTTAAAAGCTGACTGAACCCACagtttttgggccagtccatctcctaatgggggattcttaggtttTTTCATTTTCAACAGTatatcctgaacagcagttgcaaagtctaactgtcaaaatagtgtgcaagtgagtagggaggctggctggtattttttttggcagttaaactgctgttcaggaaatcctattgaaaaccctgagaatccaccatgggGAGATAGTCTGGCCCAAACTCTTGGTTCTGATTTTATTGCCTActttttgtgacagtggtcctttaagctagcTATACACAATGTAAGGACAGTTTTAAGCCAGTAAAGGATTATTCCCTGGTTGATCAGTTGTAGTGATAGATTTACCACCTTGCATCACTTGACATTGAGCAGTTTACATTGGAACTCAAGTCAACTTGCGTTTGTAATGCTGCAGCTGGTGGATGCATtcaaaaagctctataggtacaaTCCTACTCCTACTTCGTTATGCTAAGTTCTTGCCAAACAGGTGAAAATAAATTTCAGGTGCTGCAGTGGCTGCATGCTACTGATGATAGAACTAGTGCCCAATTAGTATTTTTTAACCTTGAAAGGTGAAGGGGTATGTTGAAGAGAAAAAATTCCAATGTTATTTGAGGCTTACTCCTCCAATGCAATAATGGTCACATTTTTACTCAATACACTATCATCCACAGTTGTTGCATCACATGCTTTGCAATCTGATTGCAACAATAATGCTCGGACTTTAGTCTCTGCCCCACCATGTACAGAATGATCATTTGTGGACTCTCTTATGACGTACCATTAAGGGTAATCTTTTTACGGAAATAACTTTTTATATTGCTTTTTTCATTAAATTTCCTTGTGTATTTACACATACTAATAATTTTACCCAGCTGAGAGATTTTACAAGGGACCAATTGTTGGTCTCTGCATGTTAATACATTTCTTACAAAAAAAATGAGCAGTTTTAGCACATGGTGAATCATTCCCATGACAATGAAAGCAATTTAGAATCGGGCAAAAAGAATACTGCTGCAGCTATGGGCGTGGCCAGGTCCAGAAAAAAATCAAGGTGCACCAACACCACCTAGTGGTAAATTTACAGTGAGTCATTGAtttacatatattcagcagtgttgctctgggagacatctcaagctcactccaacctgaattatcgcaaattctttctgttttaggaaagcaaacttttgttgttCAGTCTAACACTTTAATCACTACTTTGCACTTGCTTTCTTTGGTACATTTCTGTAacttctaaacatttttttatatattttcagaTCTTTTACTCAAATTTTGCAGACATGAGTGGTTGTAGAGTTTTCATTGGTCGGTTGAACCCAGCTGCCAGAGAAAAAGATGTCGAGCGGTTCTTCAAGGGCTATGGGAGAATCCGAGACATTGACCTAAAGAGAGGATTTGGTTTTGtggtaaggatttttttttaaaggacttacgaggcgaaattactaaaacaaaaagttaatcacctccgtgccgatccgccgcgtCCCCCCGCTCGTTAGTGCCCCCCGGGCCGGGTGCCGACCCCTAggcctgggtcgggctctcctgcctctcgtaaAATGGCCGTTTCCTCTGGCCACGTAGCGTGGACCGAGGGGGTCGGCCCTAGAGCTACGCAGCAGCACTCGCGGCCAGCCGGACTGCGTAGCcgtggccagaggaagcggccattatacgagaggcaggagagcccgacccaggccgTGGGGTCAGCAGCCGGCCTGGGGGAGCTAACGAgcgaggggacccggcggattggcgcggatggcgtcctccgtgccttaaaagatgaggcaggtgattaacttttttttttttttttagtaatttcgcctcgtaagtccttattGTAAAACCTGTGGATGTACCCTAGCTGTTAGGATCAGAATATAATAGTGTTATTAAACTATTCTGAATTGAGGATGTTTGAATAGGAACCCTGGGTTAAAGTGCAAGGGTATGTTGTAGCCATGCTAAATCTTCCTATGCTGCAATATTGAAAACAGTCAATTTTGGCTGCCAGGTCAGTCCCTTCTCAGACACTATTTGCCAAACTTTGCATCAATAAAAGTGAAGGAGCATGATTATGCTATCCCCTTGCCAAGTGGCGTAAGGAACCTAACTGGTATAGGGCCTCAATGCAAAACCTTCAATGTCGTCGTCTATGTCAAttggcagaacagcattcaatctcAAAGGGAATGGTGGTATAGAAGGTTGAGTCCAAACATTTTATGTAGGTTTCTTGCCTTCCTCCTCCTAGTTCCCCTCTTAGAACGCAGTCAGCATAGCAGTTACTGTGCTAAATGTTAAGGTTGTAAAATTTTGGGATTTTAATGTTCATTGTgtaaactttaatttttttttttcccccaccaagGAATTTGAAGATCCAAGGGATGCAGATGATGCGGTCTATGAGCTTGATGGCAAAGAACTCTGCAGTGAGAGGTACAGTATAACTTTACTTCAGATGTTTTAGCTACAAGTGtttgaagagtttttttttttttttttttaccacccacTAGAAATGACAAATGAGATCAGTGTTGTTGACTCTAGATCTTTCAGCAACACCTTGTAGTTgtacatgtgcttcatttttaccacacTGCCTCAACTAGTTATGGAAAGTCCAGGTCTTTTCAATTAATCGATTTATTAAAAATAGCCGAATCAATCATTAACCAAATCATTTGATTCATTTCACTGGGGAGGGTGTGGCTAGCAGTAACTCTTTGCTAGTCCCTCCCCTGCTCTAATTGGCCCAGACATCCTTCAGCTGTgtgtgtgggcccttttccactagcagcatTTTTGCCTTTGCCAACTCACCGGAAAGAACCCGGCTCAAATGAACCAATcactcatgaaccggacatcactagcCTCAACCAGCCACCTAGCATTGAGTTGCTAGCCTTTCCATGTGCGGGGGTCATTCTAGGTGTGCAAGTCAAGGACTGATTTGGGGTTGTTTGTTTTTGCTTAGCACCTTTGAACAGATATTGTCACAGCTCTGaccttaaaacttttttttttcccccgccaGGGTTACCATTGAGCATGCCCGTCTGCGTGCCAGAGGAGGTGgcggaggaggtggtggtggacgagGGCTTGGCCGTGGAAGATACAATGATCGTTTTAGCAGTCGTCGCCCACGAAATGAGAGGAGGTCAGTACTAAGCAAAAGtgccttaaagaagaactctgaagttttttttttttttttcatttattttggcCACTTCCCCCATGTTTTATACAAACTAGTGAATGTCTTCATGTGGTATGTTGACTGACCATTCTCTCTCTCCTTAGTGCTCCGCCAATAAGAACTGAAAACCGTCTCATAGTAGAAAACTTGTCCTCAAGAGTGAGCTGGCAGGTTTGTTGACTTtatggttgttgttttttgttttttttttaatttttttaaatttaatgggGATTATGAAAAAATTGGTGggaattttatttttgtttcataaTTTTAACCAAATATTAAACCCTTTATTTGCCAGCCTATCTGTGTCTCGTTGGCCTTGTGACGAGGAGCGCCTGTTGGTTATTGCTCTGTCTTGGTCACTTTTGGGCCGTGTTGAAATTGCCAGTGAGCTCCTACATTGCCTGTTGGCGTCCTAGATCCGTTGCCAGTCTAGACATACCGGAGCACTTACTTGCAAGTGCCGGGTTGCAGCGACCCCCTGAGAGTTAACGAAATCTGGTCGTTAAGTTGAGAGAGATGTTCTTCTGTAAAGATTCCGAATGAGAGGTCGAGATCGCAGAAAGTTGAAAGATACGAAATTAGGTGGTCGTTGGAATCCTGGTCGCTTAAAGTCCTGGTAACACCACAGGAGTACAAATGATGGCCATCGTCCATGGTCTTCTAATGGGGAGGGGTCGTTCGATATAAAGGCTTCCATTCAGATGGGTAGCCCACAAGTGGGTGTGAAGAGCCAGTCGGGCTTGTCTCATGACGGTTCCTCCAGTCGCTTAATGCAGTTTGGTGGTTGACTAGCCTAGGGATTTAATATTAAAGGTAAAGTAACCTATATTTTTAATGACATCACGGGCACCAAATAAATGGCTTATGTATACTTGTACCATAATATTTAAATTAAAACTAATTTTAGTATTTCTATGTTGGTACTACTTACACTTGTATTCTCTTAGCTCAAATCTAGTTTTCTTCTCTATAGAAGACTTTTTGTATCACTTATTTTGTGCCCTACTGTAGTTTTTGCTATTCTTCATCTTTAAGAATGGTGAAATTACAATGTCAAGTTCTTATTCTAACATTTTTGCTTTCTTTTCAGTCTTTTATTTtacactgttgtgttcggtgtctGTTGTAATCATGTATATTTTATATTAGGACTTGAAAGACTTTATGAGACAAGCCGGAGAAGTGACTTTTGCAGATGCACACAGACCCAAGCTCAATGAGGGGTAAGTTTGTACTCAGTTTTTCAGGCACATGCATATGTGAGGCTGAACTCTTTAAGCCGGTGTACATGTACAGTTGGTTGAATTCTGTagttaaaaatccacttacctggggcttcctgcagcccgtggcagccgtcctgggtcctcgccgcagctccggaggctcagTCTTCACTGCAGAACCTGACCTTGCCAGGTCTGGTtccgggtcggcctcttctgTGTTCTACGGTGCAGGTCACGTGGTCTGGCTGacatcatcaggacggtactgcgcaggcagaatagttctgtgcctgcgcagtaccgtccttatgtcggccggaccacgtgacacgcggagaagaccgggagcctccggagctgcggcgagggcacaggacagctgccacggactggaggaagccccagttgagtGGGTTTTCTGTACCGAGGATAGGGGCGAAATTTTTAATTTAGAATGTGCTTTTTCTGCACCTTGTCtgagagttaaagggaaggtccaaactaaataaagaaaaaaaaaatctgggacgtcctccagcccctggcagctattTCCAGCTAGTGGCCCAGGGTCCTCTCAGTTAAAGATGTTAACCTCGTGGGCATGCTGCTTGCGCTCATGTGGCCTGGAGGGTTTTACTGAGAATGCTCCAAACCATGTGATCATGTGCAGTAGATGCTggttggcatctgcaatggagggggccCATACTGGAAACGGAGCTGTTGCAAGGGACCGATCAGCTgctagtggctggaggaagcccagggtaagtagatTTCTCCCCGCAGCCTCCCATCTGTCATTTTAAACATTGGCACAATCTTGATTACTACCAAATATTACCTTTTTTCTGAGAGCTCTGAAGAAGTGGTACACGGAGAAACTATTTGTTGGGACACAGCTGCACCAGAGTGCATTGGTTTGTCATTTAACCTTAATTTACACACAGAACCCTTGTatgaatagccattttcaaatggGTTTTAAGCAATGGGAGGTAGTGCCCGGACCATTAACTCTCCATTTGTATTGCCTAaccagtaggtagtgaaaactACCAGCACTACAAACTTCCTTGTTTATCTCACACCACCCTAACTGAACTACACATGAACTGTAGTGCCAGCTCTCACCACAATAGTATGAGCTTACCTAATGAATCCAAAGTATTTATAGAGCTGTTCCACATGCTATATGGAAGTGGAAAAATTTGCTAATTAAGAATAGGTGTGTGCACCTTTAAAGTAGACCTTTTTGAAGATCTGTGTTCTAAAATTGGGTAGACATCAGATTTTCTCCCAGTTTGATCCTATGGaatacagacagctgtaagcaaaCCATAAATCACTAGTTCCCTGGCCAAGTCGTACCGCCCCCACCACCTTAAAAGAACTGTATATCCCACCTCACTAGAtcgacattgttttttttttacagtaaatgcatgtttttgtttaaataccAAGACTTCTAATACCATTGTACTTGTTTCCCTTTAAGGGTTGTTGAGTTTGCATCTTACAGCGATCTGAAAAATGCTATTGAGAAACTGTCCGGCAAGGAAATCAATGGAAGAAAAATAAGACTGATAGAAGGAAACAAGAGGCACAGGTTTGTGGAGGATATTTTCATATGTTGCATGTGGAGACATTTAATGCTGGGTGCATAGTCTTCCCCCAAAAAATAAGaccgtgtcttatattaatttttgcaccaaaatatgtgctagggcttattttcaggggatgtcttttatttctatgaacacacaagttcctgagcGTGTCCCCTCCTGACATCCCCCACAGTGAcaccttttcctctgctagatccaccttgtgtcactttttcccctttgtacctttagtgtccctctctgtacctgtgtcctcctctatcccctgtgcTCCTGTGTCTCGTGTCTACTTGCTCGCAAGACtatgggctccagtaataacacaagtttccatatttatttattttccccattactgctgctagggcttattttcagggtagggcttatattttgagtatgctcaaaattcctactagggcttactttcaggggatgtcttaatttcgggGAAAGAAGGTACTATATGATATTTTATGGTcgctttactgtcagatcgatttccaacatgtcagatttgatttctgagcattttccgatTTCCTAATATGGAATCCATCTGAAAGCaaatgggacatgttggaaattgatctggcagtaaatcgaccataaaatctcagcgTGTACCCAGCAATCGGGGGGGCTACACAGATCCGAAAGTGGCAATTGTTCTGTCCCCGCCCCCTTTATAGCTACATCGTTTCTTGTCAGTGTAGACAGCTCTCATTCCAATAGCGCCTCCTAGAGATGAGTAGAACTGCCAAAAATCAAAGGAACATGAAGGACAGTGATTTTGTTTGGAGACTGGAAAATTGAAGCTGGGACTCCACTAGGAGTGTTAGTTTTCATGTAAAGGGATTTGTGAATGTGGGGTTGATATTtgcaaaacagataagcaggcaaTGATCAAAATGTTCTGAATGTTGAAGGTTTGTCCTAACAGTAAAGGTAATTCTTTATAAAAGACATGGTTAATGTTGGAGTGGCTAAAAGTGAATTGTAGTACTACTTCATACAAAGGAATCCCTTGCACCCACTTACATATTCTTCCTATTCCAGTAGGTCCAGAAGCCGCAGCCGCTCCCGCAGCAGAAGCTCATCCAGGTCTCGCAGCAGGTCCCGCTCCAGGAGCAGGAAGTCCTACAGCCGTTCCCGTAGCCGCAGCCGTACTCCTCGCAGTAACCGCAGCAACCGCAGCAAATCCAGGTCTGTGAGTAGATCACCAGTTCAAGAGAAGTCTCAAAAGGCTCCTTCCAGAAGTCCATCTAAATCCCCAGCATCTGCTGATCGCCAGAGGTCTAGATCAAGATCTCGATCTGCTGACAGCAGAAACTGAACTTTTTATATACTTTACCCATCCCATTTCCCTTTGTGAAAAGTGTACTTACCATTTTTTGGGGAGTATGAAGTTCATGAAAAGCAAGCAGGAAAATAGAATACAAACTTAGTGTGGACCAGTGAAGACAAATTCTCAAGCTGTCTTTTATTTTCCACCTGCTTGTTTACAATTGTATAGTTTTTGTGTAAAGCTCTTTATATATTTCACCCCTTTTTTGATGTGATTGTATACTAGAGCATAAGATGGGAGCTACCTGTCTTGTGAGCTATTAGCTgtaaataaagctttgttttgtgTGTTTGCCATACAAACCTGCCAGCTTCCGCAATTTCATTTGTGAAATACTATTCTAATAAATTTTATTAAAAACTAAACCATCAGTTTGAGTCTGACTTCTTTGGTCGTTTTGCTTTCAAGCTGTAGCTAGTTAGGAATTCCTAGTTATGATTTTCTTGCATTTGTGACAGCAGTATTACATTTGTAGTATTACTGTGTAATGTAGATGGTAACATACCGTGTTTGTGgtacctggagcaataatggataaaaagcattcaaaaaggcacaccagagtgtcgaaattatcgggtagagcattctttacaagctatcaaccgaTGTttattgtgtgaatcgttcatctctggttccctttaaaggacttacgaggcgaaattcatAAAAAAAGCTAATTACCTCATTGcaaaagcagacctcagggcagacgaacagcaccttcccTGTCATTGTCAGGTGCTTTATGAGGCTAATCCAGTCTTCATTACAGGTTCCGACCCTCCCCAGGGTCACCTTacgagaatcgccgctttaaaaatgaTCTCGTGCACAGCTCTCATAGCCGGAGCTGCGCAGTattacagccccgctcgtgtccgccctcTCTCCGTGCGATTTATCTCTCCGTccgatacgtcatgtgggcggctccacatgaccacccacatgacttactacacagtgccagccagccgcgccccctcagcagagaatacaagcgctgagcgagCGAGGACTTGCTTACACATGAGGTAATTAGCTTTTTTTATGAATTTCGCCTTGTAAGtcgttaaaggagtactgtagtggggaaaaaaaagttgatcTTACCAGGGCTTGTAACGGTTCCCCGAAGActacctgtgcccgcgcagccactcaccgatgctccggtcctcgcttccagttcacttctggaagtttctgattttttttaaagtccgaaaaccactgcacctgctccAGCAATGTTCtctctccctctgatgtcaccaggagcaaactgtgcaggcacagactgtactgggcctggacaatacactcctggtgacatcagcgagggtgcagctgcacaggtgcagtggttttcagactataaagtcagacaattccagaagtgagacagggatattcccccccccccccccctccccttacatTGGTCCTTCAAAGGGAAGATATACATGTTGTTGGGAGTCTGCTTCTTGTTGCTTTAAAACTTTGTAACTTGCATGTAGTTTGCAATTGGACCAAACAACCTATAACCtatataaccttttttttttttttttttttttttttttttttattggtccaagGTCAAACTGTGTAACCTTTACATGATATTTGAATGCAAAGAGAAACTTGCTCTTTAAACATCAGTCCCTAATGTAAGCATCAGCTGTGGGTACATATTGAAATCTTTTTAGTAGTTAAGATGTGACATCAGCAGTTGCCTagtacaggggtgcccacactttttcgggtcGCGAGCGACTTCAAAATTCCCCGAGGCCAGGAGAACTACCCTTTCAAATGCTAAGCTTAGcgtgcgaccccccccccctccctccccccccccccccccccacacctcactgtatgttagccaggtatatgtgcaccACCCCAGCCATAATGTGgctgcgccgcctctctcctccactgcatccttattggccagcgacCAGCAGCAAAGCGTGGTGGTTTACAGCTACCGGTCGCAACATTTTACTGGTAGATCGCtttgacctattgggcagccctggtctAGTATTAGTGTGTAAGTTAATTACTTTTAATGTGCAGCTATGAAGAATGCCTCCTTATGAAGGTACTAACAGCACTGAGTGATAATGAAAAACTAAAACTAGATATCATGTTCTGTACTGTCAGTACCTCAGATCTGTCCTAAATGTGGGGTCTGTTTTTGCAGTTAAAAGGCAACTCGAGTGAgaagattatggaggctgccatattttaagcgatacctggcagccctgctaatctatttggctgcagtagtgtgagcagagCAATGCCAAAATCAAGCacttagctaatcttgtcagctctgacatgTTAGAAacactgaataagcatgcagcagatagtaGGCATAGTTGCGATTTCATCCCCCTCTGCAGGCAGTCACCTCTCCAGCTATGCACAGCTCGCCGCTCCGTGCAGCGGAGGCTCAGCGGTCCCTTGCAGCGATGGAGGTGGCTCACACTCTCCTCAACTTGTACACTGCAGTGGCGCAGCCTATCAGATGAGCGGccagcagactccgcccacatGCTCTCTTTTGCGACGGCTCACTCCTCCCAGCGCTTCCATGGCATTGGCTGGGCGGATGGCAAACTCCGCCCACAGGCTCTCAATCTCCTCCTGAGTCCACATCACTAGCTGGGTGGGGGAAGTCTCCTTTGTCCATcaataacggaaaattgtatactcacctaacggtaattttcctttccatgtgcatccatggcagcatacaaatgggttaagccccacccctaccaattaacaggaccttagctataaaagaaagtgacccctagcgagcagcattctcattaagtcaacaaaaggaaagggagggaaatccctatgctgccatggatgcacatggaaaggaaaattaccgttaggtgagtatacaattttccgttttccatatgcctccatggcagcatacaaatGGGATTTAACTAGCAGAAAAAAGTAAGGGTGGGACAAGACTTGCTGACCACAAATTTCAATTAAGGCTTTAACAGATTCAGAAATAACTTTCTTTCTCAAACTGAAGCGGAGGCTGCTGGATTGACTCTGAAATGGGCAATGAAATATGGACAGAGGACCAGTTGGCAGCCTGGTGAATCTTTGCCCGGATAgcgaaggtggcacaggggacagcTGAGAAGAGTGCACTGTGATGCCACCCAGAGGGACAAGGTCAAAAACCCTGATAATAGGCTAGCCTTAATAAAAGGCTTTGTTGATTCATTTGAGCCATGAAGAGATCTTTTGAGTTTGATGTTAGCTGGCTCTTTCTCAGACCTGATGGAATTATGCAGAGCTGTTCTGATTTTCTGAAGCTCCCTTGTTACATTCACATAGGCTCTAAGTGTTCTTGCAACATctagaacatgcagatcagaggaattTGTATCCATAAAAGATGGCACTGTCCGATCCTGATTAAAGGGAAGAGGAATAGGAGGTTCCAACTTCAGGCTCCAAATTAGAGGGACTAATGGCTGGCATGGCCAA
Encoded here:
- the LOC137532979 gene encoding serine/arginine-rich splicing factor 5, with translation MSGCRVFIGRLNPAAREKDVERFFKGYGRIRDIDLKRGFGFVEFEDPRDADDAVYELDGKELCSERVTIEHARLRARGGGGGGGGGRGLGRGRYNDRFSSRRPRNERSAPPIRTENRLIVENLSSRVSWQDLKDFMRQAGEVTFADAHRPKLNEGVVEFASYSDLKNAIEKLSGKEINGRKIRLIEGNKRHSRSRSRSRSRSRSSSRSRSRSRSRSRKSYSRSRSRSRTPRSNRSNRSKSRSVSRSPVQEKSQKAPSRSPSKSPASADRQRSRSRSRSADSRN